The sequence below is a genomic window from Sulfuracidifex metallicus DSM 6482 = JCM 9184.
TATGCCTGCAGCGAGAGCTGCATCTGCATTACCATAAGTTAGCACTTCAAGAAAGTGTTCGGGTTTGCCCGCTCCTCCGCTCGCTATTACTGGAATTGAAACATGCGATGATATCTCCCTGGTTAATTCGCTGTCATAGCCTTTCCTAGTACCATCTCTATCTATACTTGTTAGAAGAATTTCACCTGCTCCTAGCTTCTCCACCTCATTTGCCCAAGCGATTGCATCTTTCCCAGTATCGTGGGATCCAGACCTTGTAAAGACATTCCAAGATCTTCCAACTCTCTTAGCATCTATTGCAACTACTACAGCTTGAGCTCCGAAGTCTTGAGACGTCTTACTAATGAGGGAAGGGTTATCGAATGCTGCGGTGTTTATACTGACCTTATCCGCGCCTGAAGACAATGCGTTTCTAAAGTCTTCGTAAGTTCTTATTCCTCCGCCTACGGTCAATGGAATAGAAATTATGCTTGCGGTTTCCCTAACTACGTTAAATAAGGTCTTTCTTCCCTCTATAGTAGCTGAGATGTCCAAAAATACTATCTCATCTGCGCCTTCGTCCTCGTATCTTGCAGCTAACTCCACTGGGTCTCCTTTATCCTTCAGACCGAGGAAGTTGACTCCCTTGACTACTCTGCCATCCTTTACGTCCAGACAAGCAATAATTCTCTTCATATAGATCCCTTCGTGCTTCTGACGTTACTTGATACAAGTCTAGTAGCATCATGGAGGGAAATTCCGAGTCCTTTGAATATTGCCTCAACGACATGGTGGGCGTTCTCACCCCTATGCTGAATTACGTGAAGTGTTATCCCTGAATGTTTAGCAAGGGTATCTAAAAAGTGAGGAACGTTTTCCATGGATAGGCTCCAACGGAATCCCTCTTAACGTGAAAGTCCGTATATGAGCCTCCCCTTCCCGAAATATCCAAAGAGACGGTTACTAAGGCTTCGTCCATTGGAATAGTATACGTTGAAAACCGTTTGATCCCCTTTTTATCACCCAAGAGCTCAGCCAGAGAGTCGCCGAGAACGATGGCAACGTCCTCTACTACATGGTGATCGTCGAAGTTCTGTTTATCTATGGCTTCCACTAAGGCTTCACTTTCCATGTAAAACAACAAGGAATGAAGCATGTGATTGAAAAATGGAACCGGCGTCGTAACTCTTACCTCTCCTGGATTGTCTATATCCAGATGGATGTAAATTTTAGTTTCCTTTGTCTCCCTAGTTTTATCTATGACTCTAGACATATCTCACACCCCTTAGTGAACCTGAATAGAAAGCCATCCCAATTATAGCGTAATCTATTCCAACTTTACTTAAAAATAACAAATCCTCCATGGATGAAATTCCGCCTGCATATTCCTTGATACCATTTAAAGATTTTACATAGTCTCCCACGTGCTTATCTATCCCTCCTTTTGTGCCTTCGTTTTCCACAAAAGTAAGAATTATTCCTTTAATGCCAAAGTTATTTAGATTTGAAATCGCCCTTGATATGGAAAAACCCGAGCTTGTGGACCATCCCTTGATCAAAATTTCTCCTGAAGAATTATAGTCAACCGAAACCAACACTTTGTCCTTGCCTATTGAATCGACTATCTTGAGAAATTTATTCTCGTCCATGAAAGGTAAGGTCGACATTATAATAGCCGACGCTCCGGCTTCGAGTATCTTAGATGCATCGTCGATTTCCCTTATTCCCCCACCTACTTGGACGAAGCTGAAACCGAGCTTGCAGATCTCCCTTATATATTCAAGGTTTCTATCCTTTCCTTCCGCAGCATCCAAATCTACTACGTGAACTGAATCATAGCCAAGTTCGATTATTTCTTTTGCTATATCAACAGGGTTCCCCAGCTTTATGCCTGAATTGCTCTTCCCCTTTATTCTCTTCACTGCTACGCCATCACTTATGTCAATGCTTGGAAGAACCTTCATCACTTTATCACCTTTTCTATGTCTAGTATGACTATGTCCTTAGCACCGCTGTTCTTCACCTTTGATATTATCTCAGGGATATCCTTCTCTTCAGCTACCGTCATCACTTCCCACGCGTCCTTTCCTCCTAGCTTCGAAACTGATGGAGCCAGCATTGCAGGAAGGGAACTTATTACCATTTCTAAGTCCTTCCCCTCTACGTTCATGAATATCATTTTCTTCCCTTTCCCATTTATTGTACCTTTCATAATTGTAAGTAGCAAGTTTATTCTCTCAGATTCTGGACCCTTCATCCACCCCTCATTCCCTATGACCGATGCATGGGACTCCATGACAACGTCTATTGGCTTAAGACCATGAAGCCTGAGCGTTGTACCGGTACTCATGACATCAATTATACAATCCGCTGCTCCTAATAATGGCATGACCTCTGCGGCTCCGCTTATCTTAACTAATCTGCCCTTTATTCCCTTCTCGTTTAAGTAGGATTTGGCTATGTTAAAGTACTTAGTGGCTATCCTGATTTCCCTACCCTTAAGATCTTCTAACGTTTCTACGTCCCAAGATGACGGAACTGCGAGAACTATCCTTGACCTGCCGAAGTCTAATTTAACCAGTTCCTCCACGTTGGCTCCTGCTTCTTTAACGTAGTCCATACCTGTAATTCCTAGTTCTGCAGCACCGGCTTCAACTATGTTGGGTATATCCTCAGTTCTAACCATCACTAACTCCGTGTTATCCCAACTTGTAGGTATCATAAGCGACCTATCATCTCCAGCCAAAGGTCTTATGCCAACTGACATGATGAACTGCATTGCAGGATCCTTTAGCCTTCCCTTATTTGGTATTGCTATCCTCAAGGAAATCACCTAGAACATTAAGTAACATTTCGACCTCTTCTCTAGTACCTATGCTAATTCTGTAGTGTTCGCCTAACTTCCTTATCGCTATTCCATGTCTCCATAACTCATTCCATATATCCTTATCAGAATCTACAAGCAAGAAGTTTGTCACGGAATTATATACCTTCAGTCCTAAACGTCTTAAGCCTAAAAGCATTGTTTCCCTATTGCGTTTAATCTCCTCTACTATTCCCTTAACGTAGCCTCTGTTCTCCATTGCAGTTATGCCTGCAACGAGAGAAGGGAGAGCTATATCGAAGGGAGTGGAACTCTTCATTAGAGCCTTAACAATTTCCTTGTCTGCGATAGTGTAACCTACCCTAAACGAGGCCATTGAAAAAGCCTTACTCAAAGTCCTCACTACCATGAGGTTAGGGTAATCACTAATTAGGTCTATAACTGACTTGCCATAAAACTCGAAGTATGCCTCATCTACAAGGACTAGTCCTTTTGTAGTTTCCGCTATTTCCTTAACTATATCCTTGGTAAGAACTGGAGAACCAGTAGGGTTGTTAGGGTTATCTATGACCGTAATTTCAGCTTCCCTTGAAGCGTTTACAAGAGCTTCGTTATCTTCAACCCACCACTCTCCAATAGGCTTAAGCTGGATCTCCTTAAGCTTCAGACCAACAGTAGAGGAATATACCTTAT
It includes:
- the hisF gene encoding imidazole glycerol phosphate synthase subunit HisF is translated as MYMKRIIACLDVKDGRVVKGVNFLGLKDKGDPVELAARYEDEGADEIVFLDISATIEGRKTLFNVVRETASIISIPLTVGGGIRTYEDFRNALSSGADKVSINTAAFDNPSLISKTSQDFGAQAVVVAIDAKRVGRSWNVFTRSGSHDTGKDAIAWANEVEKLGAGEILLTSIDRDGTRKGYDSELTREISSHVSIPVIASGGAGKPEHFLEVLTYGNADAALAAGIFHDQIVRIEELKIYLKEKGVEVRL
- the hisA gene encoding 1-(5-phosphoribosyl)-5-((5-phosphoribosylamino)methylideneamino)imidazole-4-carboxamide isomerase, with the protein product MKVLPSIDISDGVAVKRIKGKSNSGIKLGNPVDIAKEIIELGYDSVHVVDLDAAEGKDRNLEYIREICKLGFSFVQVGGGIREIDDASKILEAGASAIIMSTLPFMDENKFLKIVDSIGKDKVLVSVDYNSSGEILIKGWSTSSGFSISRAISNLNNFGIKGIILTFVENEGTKGGIDKHVGDYVKSLNGIKEYAGGISSMEDLLFLSKVGIDYAIIGMAFYSGSLRGVRYV
- the hisG gene encoding ATP phosphoribosyltransferase — protein: MRIAIPNKGRLKDPAMQFIMSVGIRPLAGDDRSLMIPTSWDNTELVMVRTEDIPNIVEAGAAELGITGMDYVKEAGANVEELVKLDFGRSRIVLAVPSSWDVETLEDLKGREIRIATKYFNIAKSYLNEKGIKGRLVKISGAAEVMPLLGAADCIIDVMSTGTTLRLHGLKPIDVVMESHASVIGNEGWMKGPESERINLLLTIMKGTINGKGKKMIFMNVEGKDLEMVISSLPAMLAPSVSKLGGKDAWEVMTVAEEKDIPEIISKVKNSGAKDIVILDIEKVIK
- the hisC gene encoding histidinol-phosphate transaminase, translating into MIAPTEIKNKIKPWLLQAKEYDFTDIKEGIRLHLNESPFRPPEVVIEKASRAMLNCNRYQNPELLERFRELVAEYNKVDKDMVYASPGADGSLRSIFYNFLSPSSTIVINNPSYSMYKVYSSTVGLKLKEIQLKPIGEWWVEDNEALVNASREAEITVIDNPNNPTGSPVLTKDIVKEIAETTKGLVLVDEAYFEFYGKSVIDLISDYPNLMVVRTLSKAFSMASFRVGYTIADKEIVKALMKSSTPFDIALPSLVAGITAMENRGYVKGIVEEIKRNRETMLLGLRRLGLKVYNSVTNFLLVDSDKDIWNELWRHGIAIRKLGEHYRISIGTREEVEMLLNVLGDFLEDSNTK